Proteins from one Herpetosiphonaceae bacterium genomic window:
- a CDS encoding NADH-quinone oxidoreductase subunit B family protein → MGLEEKAGNLGVITTTLESAVNWGRTNAMWPMLFGLACCAIEMMAAQASDYDLSRFGMEINRASPRQADLMIVAGRVSRKMGPVVRQLYDQMSDPKWVIAMGDCASCGGVYNNYAIVQGVDEIVPVDVYVAGCPPRPEALIHGIMFLHEKVKREKLAPRASDEALRLDAVGRQVATTGSRS, encoded by the coding sequence ATGGGATTAGAAGAAAAAGCCGGAAATCTTGGCGTGATCACGACCACACTTGAGTCGGCGGTCAACTGGGGCCGCACCAACGCGATGTGGCCGATGCTCTTCGGCCTGGCGTGCTGCGCGATCGAGATGATGGCGGCGCAGGCCAGCGACTACGATCTATCGCGCTTCGGTATGGAGATCAACCGCGCCTCGCCGCGGCAGGCGGACCTGATGATCGTCGCGGGTCGCGTGTCGCGCAAGATGGGGCCGGTGGTGCGGCAGCTCTACGATCAGATGTCCGATCCCAAGTGGGTGATCGCGATGGGCGACTGTGCATCGTGCGGCGGCGTGTACAACAACTACGCGATCGTGCAGGGCGTCGACGAGATCGTGCCGGTGGATGTGTACGTGGCAGGCTGCCCGCCACGCCCTGAGGCGCTGATCCACGGCATCATGTTCTTGCACGAGAAGGTCAAGCGCGAAAAGCTGGCACCGCGCGCCAGCGATGAAGCGCTGCGGCTGGACGCGGTCGGGCGGCAGGTGGCGACAACCGGGAGCCGGAGCTAG
- a CDS encoding NADH-quinone oxidoreductase subunit C, translating into MTLDNATVRQRVVERFGAAVLEASEYRGDLALRLRPDALPQVAAFLRDDPDLQYIFLASITGVDYLGREPRFEVVYHLRSFVNMHLVVLKVGADEERPHVPSLVPLWPTATFQEREAYDMFGIVFDGHPDLQRILMPEDWDGYPQRKDQPLVYEEVAFTFNHDAVDAQKPYARE; encoded by the coding sequence ATGACGCTTGATAACGCAACCGTTCGCCAGCGGGTCGTGGAGCGCTTCGGCGCGGCGGTGCTTGAGGCCAGCGAGTATCGCGGCGATCTGGCGCTGCGGCTCCGCCCCGATGCGCTGCCTCAGGTCGCCGCGTTCCTGCGCGACGATCCCGATCTGCAATACATCTTTCTGGCAAGCATCACCGGCGTAGACTACCTGGGCCGCGAGCCGCGCTTCGAGGTCGTTTATCATCTGCGCAGCTTTGTCAACATGCATCTGGTGGTGCTCAAAGTAGGCGCCGACGAAGAGCGCCCGCACGTGCCAAGCCTGGTCCCCTTGTGGCCGACGGCAACCTTTCAGGAGCGTGAAGCCTATGATATGTTCGGGATCGTCTTCGACGGCCACCCCGACTTGCAGCGCATCCTGATGCCGGAGGATTGGGACGGATACCCGCAGCGCAAAGATCAGCCGCTGGTCTATGAGGAAGTGGCGTTTACGTTCAACCACGACGCCGTTGATGCGCAGAAACCATACGCAAGAGAATAG
- a CDS encoding NADH-quinone oxidoreductase subunit A yields MQSLTPWLPILILFVLTTVLAFVVIGMSYLLGPKRGSLRKLMPYESGMNPIGSAMRRMPVRFYLVAMIFILFDIEIIFMLPYALIYRNLGVFGLVEMGIFVIILLAGYLYALKKGAFRWD; encoded by the coding sequence ATGCAATCGTTGACCCCGTGGCTACCGATTTTGATCCTCTTTGTGCTGACCACCGTTCTAGCCTTTGTGGTGATCGGCATGTCGTACCTGCTTGGCCCGAAGCGCGGCTCGCTGCGCAAGCTGATGCCCTACGAGTCGGGGATGAACCCGATCGGCTCGGCGATGCGCCGAATGCCGGTGCGCTTCTATCTGGTCGCGATGATCTTTATTCTGTTCGACATCGAAATCATCTTTATGTTGCCGTATGCGCTGATCTACCGGAATCTGGGAGTTTTTGGGCTGGTCGAGATGGGCATTTTTGTGATTATTCTGCTGGCAGGGTATTTGTATGCTCTCAAGAAGGGAGCTTTCCGATGGGATTAG
- the nuoD gene encoding NADH dehydrogenase (quinone) subunit D, whose amino-acid sequence MAVAEPTIAQRRAAINNSGTSGSDRARNFPTSAQIAQAAREISVPSPRQVIAANANRPKDQASDESMVLNMGPQHPSTHGVLRLVVELSGEDVLQLAPDVGFLHTGIEKNMEAKTYQKALVMTDRTDYLGPMINNMVYSLAVEKLLDCEIPPRAQVGRVLLNELERMNSYLVWLGTHALDLAAMSVFLYCFREREMILDIKELVSGARMMTSFIRPGGLAWDFPKEFKPTVQRFLDIFPGRIDEYEALLTDNPIWKDRTVGVGRLSAVDALALGVTGANLRATGVPYDMRKMFPYSGYENYDFKLITGTEGDTYERYLVRIAEMRESVKIAQQALDNLPDGPYATSDRKIWPPPKEEITYSMESLIHHFKLWTEGFKPPKGDAYVAVESGRGELGCYIVSDGSNKPWRVHFRAPSFINLQALPHMAQGKLIADLVAMIASLDPVLGEVDR is encoded by the coding sequence ATGGCTGTTGCTGAACCTACTATCGCGCAGCGGCGTGCCGCTATCAACAACAGCGGCACCAGTGGCAGCGACCGAGCGCGGAACTTCCCGACATCAGCGCAGATCGCTCAGGCAGCCCGTGAGATCTCCGTGCCGTCGCCGCGCCAGGTGATCGCCGCGAACGCCAATCGTCCCAAGGATCAGGCGTCGGATGAGTCGATGGTGCTGAACATGGGGCCGCAGCATCCCTCGACGCACGGCGTGCTGCGCCTGGTCGTCGAGCTTTCGGGCGAGGACGTGCTGCAACTGGCGCCGGATGTCGGATTTTTGCATACCGGCATCGAAAAGAACATGGAGGCCAAGACCTACCAAAAGGCCCTCGTGATGACGGACCGGACGGATTATCTTGGCCCGATGATCAACAACATGGTCTACTCGCTGGCCGTCGAGAAGCTGCTCGATTGCGAGATCCCGCCGCGCGCGCAGGTTGGCCGGGTGCTGCTCAACGAGCTGGAGCGCATGAACAGCTACCTCGTCTGGCTGGGCACTCACGCGCTCGACCTTGCGGCGATGAGCGTCTTCTTGTACTGCTTCCGCGAGCGCGAGATGATCCTCGACATCAAGGAACTGGTGTCGGGCGCGCGCATGATGACCAGCTTTATTCGTCCCGGCGGCCTGGCCTGGGACTTTCCCAAAGAGTTCAAGCCGACGGTCCAGCGCTTCCTCGATATTTTCCCTGGCCGGATCGACGAGTACGAGGCGCTGCTGACCGATAACCCGATCTGGAAAGATCGCACGGTCGGAGTCGGCAGGCTGAGCGCGGTGGATGCGCTGGCGCTGGGCGTGACGGGCGCGAACCTGCGCGCCACGGGCGTGCCCTACGACATGCGCAAGATGTTTCCGTACTCCGGCTACGAGAACTACGACTTCAAGCTGATCACCGGCACCGAGGGCGATACCTACGAGCGCTATCTGGTGCGCATCGCCGAGATGCGCGAGTCGGTCAAGATTGCCCAGCAGGCGCTCGACAACCTGCCGGACGGCCCGTACGCCACCAGCGACCGCAAGATCTGGCCGCCGCCGAAGGAAGAGATCACCTACTCGATGGAGTCGCTGATCCACCACTTCAAGCTGTGGACCGAGGGCTTCAAGCCGCCGAAGGGCGACGCCTATGTCGCGGTCGAGTCTGGGCGCGGCGAGCTGGGCTGCTACATCGTCAGCGACGGCTCGAACAAGCCCTGGCGGGTACACTTCCGCGCGCCGTCGTTCATCAACTTGCAGGCGCTGCCGCACATGGCGCAGGGCAAGCTCATCGCCGATCTGGTGGCGATGATCGCCAGTCTCGACCCGGTGCTGGGCGAAGTCGATCGGTAG
- a CDS encoding AAA family ATPase, which translates to MQAAATSTRAPAPIFLLSGPPGAGKTTIAAALMQRFPFGIHIPLDDLREWVVSGIAHPLPHWTDETGRQFHLARQAVVQTALLYHTANFAVAIDDLIFPAEAHTIFVEQLPGGNLHKIVLLPSVEVALARNAQRTNKRFDTQALAEPIRTLRQELAEQPFVEMGWRIIDNSALTIDETVSMILRSIL; encoded by the coding sequence ATGCAAGCAGCCGCCACCAGCACACGAGCTCCCGCACCGATCTTTCTGCTATCAGGGCCGCCCGGCGCAGGCAAGACCACGATTGCCGCTGCTCTGATGCAGCGCTTTCCGTTCGGCATCCACATTCCGCTCGACGATCTGCGCGAGTGGGTTGTATCCGGCATCGCGCATCCCCTGCCACACTGGACAGACGAGACAGGTCGACAGTTTCACCTCGCACGGCAGGCGGTGGTCCAGACGGCGCTGCTGTACCACACAGCGAATTTTGCCGTAGCGATCGACGATCTTATCTTTCCTGCCGAAGCTCACACGATCTTTGTCGAGCAGCTCCCAGGAGGCAACCTGCATAAGATTGTGCTGCTGCCCAGCGTCGAGGTTGCGCTCGCGCGAAATGCTCAGCGCACCAACAAACGATTTGACACGCAGGCATTGGCCGAGCCTATTCGGACGCTTCGGCAAGAGCTTGCCGAACAGCCGTTTGTCGAGATGGGCTGGCGCATCATCGACAACAGCGCACTGACGATAGATGAAACGGTCAGCATGATCCTGCGGAGCATACTGTAG